CAGCAGTTACACGTCTGAATTGTCTTTGTCCCCAAGTTAATTCACTAGCTTTTCTTTTTTTAGCAGTGTGTACCTCATGCATAGTGTGTTTTTTACAGTGAGGACAGTATGTTCTTTTTTCTTTTGGTATTTTCATTTTTTCACCGTATTAATAAGTCATTGTAAACCTATCCATGAATTTATCTAAACTCAAATTTTATTAGAAAACGTTAGAGATTAAAACTGCATTGTAACGCATCAAGTCTACAGACAGCAAAAATCCAAATTATAAAAAAATATAATTTTTTAATATCACAAATAGATACATTCATTATATATATTTATCAAGTTATTTAAAGTTAATCCCAAACTGCTAAATTTTAACTTGTCTGCCCTTGCGATTTTTAAAAAATATTTTGGCATTTATCAAAGGTAAGGTTACCAAATCCTGAGGCATGAAAGGACCATAAACTTTTTCATCAACACCCACAATAGCACCAATTTCATCAAAAACCAACATTGTAACAAGTTCTGTTTCCTTAGCAATTTTTTTGGCCTCAAAATCATAAAATTCTTCATTTTCATCTAAAGCATTGGGATTTTCTTCAATATCATTATTTTGAGGTTTAGTCGCTTTAGGCATGTTAACAGCTTCTTTTTTTGAAATTGCATTTTGGGAATTGATGATTTGCTTTTCAATAGGTTCCCTTTTCTCGCCAACAATAGGTTTGGCTTTAGAAATTTCATCTAACCTATTCAATACTTCATCATCTTCCTTTTTTTCAACAGGCTCTGGAGAAATCAATGTATTGGATTGTGTTTCTTTTGGTTTGATTATTTTTTTATCAATAATCTCTTCTTCGTCTTCAGCCAATTTTTCCAATGAAATGTTTTGCCTATGATTTTTTAAAGTGTCGACTAATGAAAAATAAAATTTTTCCTCTTCAGGAGTTAAATTTAAAGGAGTAGTATCAATCAAATCAAACTGGGGAGTGCCAGTGAATAGATGATATGACCTGTGAATATTCAAAACTGCAGAATTTGTAATTTTTGTTTCTCTTCGCTGACAAATGTCAGTGGCAATTATCTGAGCTTCTTTAAGCATTGCAGGTGCCTTTGAAAAGGGATCATTAATTGCTTCTTGCTTTAACATGTCCATGTACACATGCATATCATTGTAAAAAGTTTCATCTACACGAGCAAGGGTACCGTTATTCCTTTCTTTTTTCTGAATACTGCGCAAAGTTTTGTAAAATTGATCCACTTAATACCATCTCTAAAAAAAATTTTTAAAATAAAAAAAAGTTAAACAAATGAAATTATTCATCTGTTTCTAATCTAGGAGCAAGCAAGAAACTAAGTTTACCGTCACCAGTAACCATATTAAGAGTTAAACTTAATGGCATATCAGTACCTAAACTAATTTCAGCTTCCTCTGAAAATTTATCTGCTTTAAGCATTTCTCTAATCTTATCCAATGAGAATAAAGCTTTTGCATGTTCTTGAATATTTTCACCGTGAAGATATTTGATGCTTGCATCACCGAATTCACCGTCAGCAGATGCGATAAAGTAATCTTCATCAACTTCAAGTATAATTTTGTCTGAAAATATATCAATATCATTAATACTGTCTTTTAAGATTGAGAAACGAACTTTGAAGTTAGTTGGGTGTTCAATACTTGGTGGGACTGGGTTATCATATTCAATATCTATTAATCTAATTTTAAAAGTCCTAGTAGCGTCCCCTTCAAAAGTAATGATGAAATTATTATCATCTACAGACATTAAAACCCTATCCTGAGATTTAGCACGTTTAAGTACTCTCATGAACTCATCAGTATCTATGTTGATTTTTTCAGGAACATCACAAACATATTCATCAAATAAACTAGATTTTAACTCTAAATGTACGAAAGTTATGTGACTACGGTCTAAGGCATCTAATCTCATGCCTTCACTATCAGTTTGAATTTGTACTTCATCAACAATTGATGAAATAGCATCAAAACTGGTTTTTAATATATTAGAATCACTTAATTCTGCTTTAAACATAAATAATCCTCTTAGTTAAAATTATATATTATGAATATATTTTTATATTTATTATTTAATAAGTGTTTTCATTATTTGAAATTTTTAATTGCAAGCCTTTTTCATGCTTGAAACATACTCTTTCAATACAGATGTTGCATCTTCACCATGTTCCTCAATTATTTTTACAATAGCACTGCCAACAATAACCCCATCAGCAATTTCACCGATATTTCTAGCCTGTTCGGGAGTATTGATGCCAAATCCAACAGCCAATGGCAAGTCTGTTACATCACGAATATCTTCTAAAATTGACTTTAAATCTGTTTTTATTTCAGATCTCATTCCTGTAACTCCCAATGATGAAACCACATAAATAAAACCACTTGCATCACAGGCAATCTTTTGAATTCTTTCTTTGGAAGTTGGAGCAATTAATGATATAACATCAACATCATTTTTGCGGGCAATATCGACAATTTCCCCTTTTTCCTCATAAGGCAAATCAGGAGAGATAATGCCGTCAACACCTAACTCATTACATTTCTTAAAGAATTTTTCATAACCATAAAAGAAAACAGGATTAATATAAGTCAGGAATACCAGGGGAACATCACTTTTAGTGCGAACCGCTTTTACTATATCAAAAACATCATCGGTTGTTGTATTGTGTTTTAATGCACGCACATTTGCATCCTGAATTACAACACCTTCTGCCATAGGGTCTGAAAATGGAATGCCTATTTCTATCAAATCACATCCTGCTTCTTCCATAGCCAATATGAATTCAACTGTTTTTTCTATGCTTGGGTCTCCAGCAGTCAAAAATCCGATAAATGCTTTTCCATTTTTGAATGCATTAGCAATCTTACTCATTTAAATCAACTCCCCTATATTCTGCAATTGATCGTACATCCTTGTCACCCCTTCCAGATAGACAAATCATTATAATATCATCCTTATTCATTTTTGGAGCAATTTCCATAGCATAAGCAACTGCATGCGCACTTTCAATAGCTGGAATAATCCCCTCCATTCTTGATAGGTATTCAAATGCATTAACAGCTTCTTCATCAGTAACAGGAACATATTCTGCCCTACCACTATCTCTTAAATATGCATGCTCAGGACCTACACCAGGATAGTCAAGACCTGCTGAAACTGAATATACCGGTGCAATTTGGCCATATTCTCCCTGATTAAAAACAGATTTCATTCCATGAAAGATGCCGATTTTACCCTTTGTTAAAGCAGCAGCATTATAAGGAGTGTCAATTCCTTT
This window of the uncultured Methanobrevibacter sp. genome carries:
- the pcn gene encoding proliferating cell nuclear antigen (pcna); translation: MFKAELSDSNILKTSFDAISSIVDEVQIQTDSEGMRLDALDRSHITFVHLELKSSLFDEYVCDVPEKINIDTDEFMRVLKRAKSQDRVLMSVDDNNFIITFEGDATRTFKIRLIDIEYDNPVPPSIEHPTNFKVRFSILKDSINDIDIFSDKIILEVDEDYFIASADGEFGDASIKYLHGENIQEHAKALFSLDKIREMLKADKFSEEAEISLGTDMPLSLTLNMVTGDGKLSFLLAPRLETDE
- the trpA gene encoding tryptophan synthase subunit alpha, yielding MSKIANAFKNGKAFIGFLTAGDPSIEKTVEFILAMEEAGCDLIEIGIPFSDPMAEGVVIQDANVRALKHNTTTDDVFDIVKAVRTKSDVPLVFLTYINPVFFYGYEKFFKKCNELGVDGIISPDLPYEEKGEIVDIARKNDVDVISLIAPTSKERIQKIACDASGFIYVVSSLGVTGMRSEIKTDLKSILEDIRDVTDLPLAVGFGINTPEQARNIGEIADGVIVGSAIVKIIEEHGEDATSVLKEYVSSMKKACN